In the genome of Thermodesulfobacteriota bacterium, the window CATGAATCCTGCATCCTGCATCCTGTTTTTGAGGTTTGCGTCCCCTTTGATTTGGCTAGAATTAGTCAACAAAAGATTTGACCCCTAAGTTTTCAAATAAAGCAGATTTCACTCTTTGAATATATAGAGATTTACAAAGAATACTCCAAATCAAATAAAGCAAAGTCAACATATGAAAGAGAATTAGATATTATCAAGCCAATTAAGAGATTGTTTGGAAATCTACCAATAAGAAAAATGGATAAGTACTTAATAGAGAGCTATAAAACGAAGCGGTTGAAGGATGGATTAAAACCAGCAACTACCAATAGGGAATTAAGATTAATTTCTAACATGCTTAATAAAGCCATAGAATGGAATTTTCTAATTAATAATCCTTTTGTTGGCATCACATTTCTTAAATCAAATCATGTCCCAGTTAAATTCTTAGGTGTAGAAGAAATTGATAAACTAGTTGGCTTTTCGAGTATGTGGTTGAGACCGATTTTGATAGTTCTCAGGAATAGCGGAATGAGAACACATGAATTGCTTAATCTCAAATTTAGTGACATAGATTTTGAGCGAAAGACGATGATTGTAAGAAGTCTTAAAACAAATAGCTTTCGAGTTATCCCAATGAACCAAGAGCTCTTTGATACTTTAGTTTGGTTAAGAAACAATTGTTGTCACCCGAACACGAATAAGATATTGCCAAGAGCTGATCACCAAAAGGTCTATGTCTTTTGCAAACTAGATGGCAATAAACCCGATAGTATTAAAACAAGCTTCAATAAGGCTTGTAGAAAAGCTGGTCTTAAGGCTAACCCCCATATGCTTAGGCATAGTTTTGCATCTCATCTAATCATGAATGGTGTTGATATAGTAACAGTTAAGGAATTATTAGGGCATAGTCAGATTTCCACAACTATGATTTATGCACACTTGTCGCCAAGTTATAAGGCTAATAC includes:
- a CDS encoding tyrosine-type recombinase/integrase, with protein sequence MSLFEYIEIYKEYSKSNKAKSTYERELDIIKPIKRLFGNLPIRKMDKYLIESYKTKRLKDGLKPATTNRELRLISNMLNKAIEWNFLINNPFVGITFLKSNHVPVKFLGVEEIDKLVGFSSMWLRPILIVLRNSGMRTHELLNLKFSDIDFERKTMIVRSLKTNSFRVIPMNQELFDTLVWLRNNCCHPNTNKILPRADHQKVYVFCKLDGNKPDSIKTSFNKACRKAGLKANPHMLRHSFASHLIMNGVDIVTVKELLGHSQISTTMIYAHLSPSYKANTVEKLPWIGKGKFL